One stretch of Cygnus olor isolate bCygOlo1 chromosome 1, bCygOlo1.pri.v2, whole genome shotgun sequence DNA includes these proteins:
- the SEPTIN3 gene encoding neuronal-specific septin-3 isoform X3: MFKGPVESKTESAMSELVPEPRQKPVVPMKPMGINANLLGYIGIDTIIEQMRKKTMKTGFDFNIMVVGQSGLGKSTLVNTLFKSQVSRKSSGWNREEKIPKTVEIKAIGHVIEEGGVKMKLTVIDTPGFGDQINNENCWEPIEKYINEQYEKFLKEEVNIARKKRIPDTRVHCCLYFISPTGHSLRPLDLEFMKHLSKVVNIIPVIAKADTMTLEEKIEFKQRVRKELEVNGIEFYPQKEFDEDLEDKTENDKIRQESMPFAVVGSDKEYQVNGKRVLGRKTPWGIIEVENLTHCEFALLRDFVIRTHLQDLKEVTHNIHYETYRAKRLNDNGGLPPMTAETEENHESNL; the protein is encoded by the exons GACCAGTGGAGAGCAAAACCGAATCAGCCATGTCTGAGCTAGTCCCAGAGCCGCGACAAAAGCCAGTAGTGCCGATGAAACCCATGGGCATTAATGCCAACTTGCTGGGCTACATCGGCATCGACACCATCATTGAGCAGATGCGCAAGAAGACCATGAAGACAGGTTTCGACTTCAACATCATGGTTGTAG GTCAGAGCGGACTGGGAAAGTCAACGCTGGTGAACACCCTCTTCAAATCCCAGGTGAGCCGCAAATCTTCGGGCTGGAACCGGGAGGAGAAGATCCCCAAGACAGTGGAGATCAAAGCCATCGGGCATG TTATTGAAGAAGGCGGTGTCAAAATGAAGCTGACAGTGATAGACACCCCAGGATTCGGAGACCAGATCAACAATGAGAACTG CTGGGAGCCTATCGAGAAATACATCAACGAGCAATAtgaaaaatttctgaaagagGAAGTGAATATTGCGAGGAAGAAGCGAATTCCAGACACACGAGTGCACTGCTGCCTCTACTTCATCTCCCCCACAGGCCACTC CCTGCGGCCTTTGGACCTGGAGTTCATGAAACACCTCAGCAAGGTAGTGAACATCATCCCGGTTATTGCCAAGGCTGACACCATGACCTTGGAGGAGAAGATTGAATTCAAACAGAGA GTGCGCAAAGAGCTCGAAGTAAACGGAATCGAGTTTTACCCCCAGAAAGAATTTGATGAGGACTTGGAGGATAAAACAGAGAACGACAAAATCAGG CAGGAAAGCATGCCCTTCGCAGTAGTGGGCAGTGACAAGGAGTACCAAGTGAATGGAAAAAGAGTCCTGGGCAGGAAAACACCTTGGGGAATCATTGAAG tggaaaacCTCACTCACTGTGAATTTGCCCTCCTTCGAGATTTTGTCATCAG GACCCACCTTCAGGACCTGAAAGAAGTGACCCACAACATCCACTACGAGACCTACAGGGCCAAGCGGCTGAACGACAACGGAGGGCTGCCCCCCATGACCGCTGAGACAGAGGAAAACCACGAAAGTAATCTGTGA
- the WBP2NL gene encoding postacrosomal sheath WW domain-binding protein isoform X1, whose protein sequence is MALNRNHSKEGGVVVPGGESVLKQCKDVELSFSDVTGKPEAFKGTKKGMLYLTPYRMIFVSKGKDPMLSFMMPFYLVKECSVEQPVFSANYIKGQIHAEAGGGWEGQGTFKLTFNSGGAIEFGQLMFKAASSASSGVPLQTPGYGYTPVPGGYAPAPPAPGGYAPAPGGYAPAPGGYVPAPGGYTPAPGGYAPPPPPNGPYPYAPPPANAYGPAPQPMGYPYAQTPGIYPPLPNMNPPYVAPPPPYSGPSPAGPSAPPPPAAWADPGVPGSSKAMEAASSAYYNPANPHSVYMPMDQPPPYAPPEDKKNN, encoded by the exons ATGGCGCTGAACAGGAACCACTCCAAGGAGGGGGGCGTCGTGGTGCCCGGCGGCGAGAG TGTTCTCAAACAGTGCAAAGATGTGGAGCTCTCCTTCAGCGACGTGACGGGCAAGCCTGAAGCCTTCAAAGGCACCAAGAAGGGGATGTTGTATCTCACCCCTTACAGG ATGATCTTCGTGTCAAAGGGCAAGGATCCTATGCTGTCCTTCATGATGCCATTTTATTTGGTGAAGGAGTGCTCTGTTGAGCAGCCTGTTTTCTCTGCCAATTACATCAAAGGACAGATCCACGCCGAGGCAGGAG GTGGCTGGGAAGGACAGGGGACATTCAAACTGACTTTTAACAGCGGAGGAGCCATTGAATTTGGACAGCTGATGTTCAAAGCTGCCTCTAGCG CTTCCAGCGGAGTTCCTCTCCAGACGCCTGGCTATGGATATACACCTGTGCCAGGGGGGTATGCACCTGCCCCGCCTGCTCCGGGTGGCTACGCGCCTGCTCCGGGTGGCTACGCGCCTGCTCCAGGGGGCTACGTGCCTGCTCCAGGGGGTTACACGCCTGCACCAGGGGGCTACgctcctcctccacccccaAACGGCCCGTACCCTTATGCACCACCTCCAGCGAACGCCTACGGACCTGCGCCGCAGCCCATGGGGTATCCGTACGCCCAGACTCCAG GTATTTACCCACCACTCCCCAACATGAACCCCCCGTACGTGGCACCTCCTCCCCCCTACTCTGGGCCATCTCCTGCAGGACCCTCAGCCCCACCACCTCCCGCAGCCTGGGCGGACCCAGGGGTGCCAG GCAGCAGTAAGGCCATGGAAGCCGCTTCCAGTGCGTACTACAACCCTGCCAACCCACACAGTGTCTACATGCCCATG GATCAGCCACCTCCTTACGCACCTCCTGAGGACAAGAAGAACAACTAA
- the WBP2NL gene encoding postacrosomal sheath WW domain-binding protein isoform X2 translates to MRQPNVKFCVLKQCKDVELSFSDVTGKPEAFKGTKKGMLYLTPYRMIFVSKGKDPMLSFMMPFYLVKECSVEQPVFSANYIKGQIHAEAGGGWEGQGTFKLTFNSGGAIEFGQLMFKAASSASSGVPLQTPGYGYTPVPGGYAPAPPAPGGYAPAPGGYAPAPGGYVPAPGGYTPAPGGYAPPPPPNGPYPYAPPPANAYGPAPQPMGYPYAQTPGIYPPLPNMNPPYVAPPPPYSGPSPAGPSAPPPPAAWADPGVPGSSKAMEAASSAYYNPANPHSVYMPMDQPPPYAPPEDKKNN, encoded by the exons ATGAGGCAACCCAACGTGAAATTCTG TGTTCTCAAACAGTGCAAAGATGTGGAGCTCTCCTTCAGCGACGTGACGGGCAAGCCTGAAGCCTTCAAAGGCACCAAGAAGGGGATGTTGTATCTCACCCCTTACAGG ATGATCTTCGTGTCAAAGGGCAAGGATCCTATGCTGTCCTTCATGATGCCATTTTATTTGGTGAAGGAGTGCTCTGTTGAGCAGCCTGTTTTCTCTGCCAATTACATCAAAGGACAGATCCACGCCGAGGCAGGAG GTGGCTGGGAAGGACAGGGGACATTCAAACTGACTTTTAACAGCGGAGGAGCCATTGAATTTGGACAGCTGATGTTCAAAGCTGCCTCTAGCG CTTCCAGCGGAGTTCCTCTCCAGACGCCTGGCTATGGATATACACCTGTGCCAGGGGGGTATGCACCTGCCCCGCCTGCTCCGGGTGGCTACGCGCCTGCTCCGGGTGGCTACGCGCCTGCTCCAGGGGGCTACGTGCCTGCTCCAGGGGGTTACACGCCTGCACCAGGGGGCTACgctcctcctccacccccaAACGGCCCGTACCCTTATGCACCACCTCCAGCGAACGCCTACGGACCTGCGCCGCAGCCCATGGGGTATCCGTACGCCCAGACTCCAG GTATTTACCCACCACTCCCCAACATGAACCCCCCGTACGTGGCACCTCCTCCCCCCTACTCTGGGCCATCTCCTGCAGGACCCTCAGCCCCACCACCTCCCGCAGCCTGGGCGGACCCAGGGGTGCCAG GCAGCAGTAAGGCCATGGAAGCCGCTTCCAGTGCGTACTACAACCCTGCCAACCCACACAGTGTCTACATGCCCATG GATCAGCCACCTCCTTACGCACCTCCTGAGGACAAGAAGAACAACTAA
- the NAGA gene encoding alpha-N-acetylgalactosaminidase: MGAAGPGGRPRAALLGLVVVVVVLVVPGRGLDNGLARTPPMGWLAWERFRCNVDCRADPRHCISEMLFFEMADRLAGDGWRELGYEYVNIDDCWSAKQRDAEGRLVPDPERFPRGIKALADYVHAQGLKLGIYGDLGTLTCGGYPGTTLDRVEQDAQTFAEWGVDMLKLDGCYSSGEEQAKGYPEMTRALNATGRPIVYSCSWPAYQGGLPPKVNYTLLATICNLWRNYGDIQDSWDSVLSIVDWFFANQDVLQPAAGPGHWNDPDMLIIGNFGLSYEQSRSQMALWTIMAAPLLMSTDLRTIAPSAKEILQNRLMIQINQDPLGIQGRRIIKEKSRIEVFLRPLSRAASALVFFSRRTDMPYRYTTSLAKLSFPEKAVYEVQDVYSGKTTSGLKAGDNFTVVVNPSGVVMWYLYPTALREQPWRFDQQQAPHGGARPLLL, translated from the exons atgggggcggcggggccgggcgggcggccccgggccgcgctcctggggctggtggtggtggtggtggtgctggtggtgcccGGCCGCGGGCTGGACAACGGGCTGGCCCGCACCCCCCCCATGGGCTGGCTGGCCTGGGAGAGGTTCCGCTGCAACGTGGACTGCAGGGCCGACCCCCGGCACTGCATCAG CGAGATGCTCTTCTTCGAGATGGCCGACCGGCTGGCGGGGGACGGCTGGCGGGAGCTGGGCTACGAGTACGTCAACATCGACGACTGCTGGTCTGCAAAGCAGCGGGACGCGGAGGGGCGGCTGGTCCCCGACCCCGAGAGGTTCCCCCGGGGCATTAAGGCCCTGGCCGACTAC GTCCATGCCCAAGGCTTGAAGCTGGGCATCTACGGGGACCTGGGTACCCTCACCTGCGGGGGCTATCCGGGCACCACGCTGGACCGCGTGGAGCAGGACGCGCAGACCTTTGCGGAGTGGGGTGTGGACATGCTGAAGCTGGACGGGTGCTACTCATCAGGCGAGGAGCAGGCGAAGG GCTACCCAGAAATGACGAGGGCCTTGAACGCCACAGGCCGCCCCATCGTCTACTCCTGCAGCTGGCCGGCATATCAGGGGGGGCTCCCGCCCAAG GTGAACTACACCCTCCTGGCCACGATTTGCAACCTGTGGCGCAACTACGGCGACATCCAGGACTCGTGGGACAGCGTGCTTTCCATCGTGGACTGGTTCTTCGCAAACCAGGacgtgctgcagccagcagctggcccCGGCCACTGGAACGACCCGGACATG CTCATCATCGGGAACTTCGGCCTCAGCTACGAGCAGTCGCGCTCCCAAATGGCCTTGTGGACCATCATGGCAGCTCCGCTCCTCATGTCCACCGACCTCCGCACCATCGCCCCGAGCGCCAAGGAGATCCTGCAGAACCGCCTGATGATCCAGATCAACCAGGACCCCCTGGGAATCCAGGGGCGCAGGATCATCAAG GAGAAATCCCGTATCGAGGTGTTCCTGCGCCCGCTCTCCCGGGCCGCCAGCGCCCTCGTCTTCTTCAGCCGGAGGACGGACATGCCCTACCGCTACACCACCAGCCTGGCCAAGCTCAGCTTCCCGGAGAAGGCTGTGTATGAG GTGCAAGACGTGTACAGTGGGAAGACCACCAGCGGCCTGAAGGCGGGAGACAACTTCACGGTGGTCGTTAACCCCTCGGGGGTGGTGATGTGGTACCTCTACCCCACGGCGCTGCGGGAACAGCCCTGGCGCTTTGACCAGCAGCAAGCCCCCCACGGGGGTGCCCGGCCGCTCCTCCTCTGA
- the PHETA2 gene encoding sesquipedalian-2: MKLNERSVAHYATCDSPTDHAGFLRKRVERHHHHAHHGTSYQRRWFVLKGNLLFYFEERDSREPVGLVVLEGCTVELCEAAEEFAFAIRFDDAGAKAYVLVADGQAAMEAWVKALSRASFDYMRLVVRELEKQLEEACTSLAACRKSPRRSSGRKRHLSNPALLPVQEKPAVLENGYSTWGSGPDRDGGHSKPPPLPPRRRSAAGSTAGSPAAGLSPALQESPVSPETACFAKLHHWYGQEIAALRREWQERQKRGHP; this comes from the coding sequence ATGAAGCTGAACGAGCGGAGCGTGGCCCACTACGCCACCTGCGACTCGCCCACCGACCACGCCGGCTTCCTGCGCAAGCGCGTGGAGCGCCACCACCACCATGCCCACCACGGCACCTCCTACCAGCGCCGCTGGTTCGTCCTCAAGGGCAACCTCCTCTTCTACTTCGAGGAGCGGGACAGCCGGGAGCCCGtggggctggtggtgctggagggCTGCACCGTGGAGCTCTGCGAGGCCGCCGAGGAGTTCGCCTTCGCCATCCGCTTCGACGACGCCGGCGCCAAGGCCTACGTGCTGGTGGCCGACGGGCAGGCTGCCATGGAGGCCTGGGTGAAGGCGCTGTCGCGGGCCAGCTTCGACTACATGCGGCTGGTGGTGCgggagctggagaagcagctggaggaggccTGCACGAGCTTGGCCGCTTGTCGCAAGTCTCCGCGGAGGTCCTCGGGCAGGAAGCGGCACCTCTCCAACCCCGCCTTGCTGCCCGTCCAGGAGAAGCCCGCCGTCCTGGAGAACGGGTACTCCACGTGGGGCAGCGGCCCTGACCGCGACGGGGGGCACTCGAAGCCCCCGCCTCTGCCTCCGCGCCGGCGCTCGGCTGCCGGCAGCACCGCGGGGTCCCCAGCAGCCGGCCTCTCGCCCGCCTTGCAGGAGAGCCCGGTGTCGCCGGAGACGGCCTGCTTTGCCAAGCTGCACCACTGGTACGGGCAGGAGATCGCGGCGCTGAGACGGGAGTggcaggagaggcagaagaGGGGACACCCGTGA